The Lysinibacillus pakistanensis genome includes a window with the following:
- a CDS encoding extracellular solute-binding protein, giving the protein MKKSRIFGFFLVLMLIVLAACSSDNNKNSTNDDKTPNPEKADVETSPSGKLVIYTGRDEEMVQKVIDQFNEKYPDIEVEFLTMGAQQILERLRGEKANPQADFWWGGTQSALIVGANEDLLHAWKPSFIDSINTAHKDAEGRWFGEMLLPEVIMINSDVLTKESGPQDWDDLLDPKLKDKILIRGVLASGTMRTIYSSMIVRQGDDSPEKGYDWLLQLDANTKEYTQDPNALYLKLTRQEGSVSLWNLQDILLKKYTTDYPFDYIYPKSGAPILVDGVAVVNNAKNLENAKLFVEFLFEKGMVTQLANDYYQIPTRSDIDKATMPEWFQELDLKTFDIDWQLMSEKEAEWMEYWDNNIKGRGK; this is encoded by the coding sequence ATGAAAAAATCGCGTATTTTCGGTTTTTTCCTTGTGCTAATGCTCATTGTCTTAGCTGCATGTAGTAGTGATAACAACAAGAATTCTACAAATGATGACAAAACGCCAAATCCTGAAAAGGCTGATGTTGAAACATCACCATCAGGCAAGTTAGTTATTTATACTGGTCGCGATGAGGAGATGGTACAGAAGGTAATCGATCAATTTAATGAAAAGTATCCAGACATTGAGGTAGAGTTTTTGACAATGGGGGCTCAGCAAATTTTAGAGCGTCTACGTGGTGAGAAGGCAAACCCACAGGCTGATTTCTGGTGGGGTGGTACACAATCAGCGCTTATTGTTGGGGCCAATGAGGATTTACTTCATGCATGGAAGCCAAGTTTTATCGATTCCATCAATACTGCGCATAAAGATGCAGAAGGACGTTGGTTTGGTGAAATGCTTCTACCCGAAGTAATTATGATTAACAGTGATGTATTAACGAAAGAATCTGGACCACAGGATTGGGATGACTTATTAGATCCTAAATTGAAGGATAAAATTTTAATTCGTGGTGTTTTAGCATCTGGAACTATGCGGACTATTTATTCCTCGATGATTGTACGTCAAGGTGATGATTCCCCTGAAAAGGGCTATGATTGGCTATTACAATTAGATGCCAATACAAAAGAATATACACAAGATCCAAATGCACTTTATTTAAAGCTTACTCGTCAGGAGGGCAGTGTTTCGTTATGGAATCTGCAAGATATTTTATTAAAAAAATATACGACAGATTATCCTTTTGACTACATTTATCCAAAAAGTGGTGCACCAATTTTAGTAGATGGTGTAGCTGTTGTCAACAATGCGAAAAACTTAGAAAATGCAAAGCTGTTCGTTGAATTCCTATTTGAAAAGGGTATGGTCACGCAACTAGCTAATGATTATTATCAGATTCCTACACGTTCTGATATCGATAAAGCAACAATGCCTGAATGGTTCCAAGAGCTAGATTTAAAAACTTTTGATATTGATTGGCAGCTTATGTCGGAAAAAGAAGCCGAGTGGATGGAATACTGGGATAATAATATTAAAGGACGTGGTAAATAA
- a CDS encoding DMT family transporter — translation MKTNLLYPLLIVIASSSYGVLSTIVKVAMQHGFTSGEAVSSQYIIGFLLVLTIFLITQRQLPKPSKSGLAILVCAGLLTGTTGIVYGESLRYLPASLAVVMLFQFTWIGLLLDCALHKRLPSRPEVISLIILFAGTILAAGVLNVDLSGIPIKGWLFGFAAAFSFACFIQFNSRPVEGITTTARVLIVSFVALILISIVLNPEIIWNGKLFVQGLWKYGLALGLLGIILPIYLFSIAIPKIGGALASILSAIELPVAVTVSVIVLHEPLTTIQIIGIILVIVGMMLPTILTQRRQKDTFLEPINNKNA, via the coding sequence ATGAAAACTAATTTACTATATCCTCTACTGATTGTTATTGCCTCTAGTAGCTATGGAGTACTGTCGACAATTGTCAAAGTAGCTATGCAACATGGCTTTACATCAGGGGAGGCTGTATCAAGTCAATATATTATTGGCTTCTTACTAGTCCTCACTATTTTTTTAATAACACAAAGACAATTACCCAAGCCATCGAAAAGCGGGCTAGCTATTTTGGTTTGCGCAGGACTGCTTACTGGAACTACAGGTATTGTTTATGGAGAATCATTAAGATATCTACCTGCTTCTTTAGCAGTAGTGATGCTCTTTCAATTTACCTGGATTGGTCTACTGTTAGATTGTGCATTACATAAACGGTTACCAAGTCGTCCAGAAGTGATTTCTCTTATTATTTTATTTGCAGGAACCATTTTAGCCGCTGGTGTGTTAAATGTGGATCTAAGTGGCATCCCAATAAAAGGGTGGCTGTTTGGCTTTGCTGCTGCATTTAGCTTTGCTTGTTTTATTCAATTTAACTCACGACCTGTGGAAGGTATTACAACTACTGCCCGTGTGTTAATTGTATCCTTCGTTGCACTTATTTTAATTAGTATCGTCCTGAACCCTGAAATTATATGGAATGGAAAATTATTTGTTCAAGGCTTATGGAAGTATGGATTAGCTTTAGGGCTTTTGGGCATTATTTTGCCAATTTACTTATTTTCAATAGCCATTCCGAAAATTGGTGGTGCCCTTGCCTCCATATTAAGTGCGATAGAACTTCCTGTAGCAGTTACAGTTTCCGTTATTGTTCTACATGAACCATTAACTACTATACAAATAATCGGTATAATTCTTGTCATTGTCGGGATGATGCTTCCTACAATTCTTACCCAACGTCGACAAAAAGACACTTTTTTAGAACCAATTAACAATAAAAACGCATAA
- a CDS encoding GNAT family N-acetyltransferase has translation MSITIRQAQPQDAHAVVPLIMDAIGDIANRLTGEQTEEAVKRELSNLFKREDNRHSYLNTYVAIEDEHVLGILVYYNGEQAIEMDANLVKWLKSKNAPSIIIDQEAHEDEYYIDTVCVTSEARGKGIGTLLLQYAEELTKQRGFKKLSLNVETQKENARRLYERLGFVITEPWSIIDEPFHHMVKQI, from the coding sequence ATGAGTATAACAATTCGACAAGCGCAACCACAGGATGCCCATGCCGTTGTTCCATTAATAATGGATGCTATTGGTGATATTGCCAATCGTTTAACTGGTGAACAGACAGAGGAAGCTGTTAAACGAGAATTATCAAACCTTTTCAAACGTGAAGATAATCGACATTCTTATTTAAATACTTATGTAGCCATTGAGGATGAACACGTATTAGGAATTCTTGTTTATTACAATGGCGAGCAGGCTATTGAGATGGATGCTAACCTTGTAAAATGGCTGAAATCTAAAAATGCACCTTCTATTATCATTGATCAAGAGGCTCACGAGGACGAGTACTATATTGATACAGTATGTGTTACATCTGAGGCTCGTGGTAAAGGAATTGGTACATTGCTGCTTCAATATGCAGAGGAACTAACAAAGCAGCGAGGCTTTAAAAAACTATCGTTAAATGTTGAAACTCAAAAAGAAAATGCACGTCGTTTGTATGAACGTTTAGGCTTCGTCATTACAGAACCATGGTCAATTATTGATGAACCTTTTCATCATATGGTGAAGCAAATTTAG
- a CDS encoding carbohydrate kinase family protein produces the protein MTKDEKDFILVYGDAFIDYIADDVTNTSFTKYMGGATVNVAAGISRIGAPSALITITGDDEGSQFVRDGLAQEGVTLDYAVFNPAKRVSGVYVHLTEACERIFKDYVDETPDLQVEASQLNEEAFKHASALTVCSGTMFHPTALETTRAAVEMAKEKGAIIAMDANIRPLRWSSEEICRETVTSFFEQVDILKVTDDELFFLTETTNLAEGIEHLNSYLVPIILVTVGENGTYAVLNGETVHVPTEKVVPVDTTGAGDAFMAGVLRDVHYNGLPTTEEELIRCVSFGNKLGALAATKAGALTALPYYDDIKHLLK, from the coding sequence ATGACAAAGGATGAGAAGGATTTTATATTAGTCTATGGAGATGCTTTTATCGACTATATTGCTGATGATGTAACAAATACATCTTTTACTAAATATATGGGTGGGGCGACTGTAAATGTGGCAGCGGGTATTAGCCGTATTGGTGCGCCATCTGCATTAATTACCATTACTGGGGATGACGAGGGCTCACAATTTGTGAGAGATGGACTTGCGCAAGAAGGGGTGACCCTGGATTATGCAGTTTTTAACCCTGCAAAACGTGTTAGCGGTGTCTATGTGCATTTAACTGAAGCATGTGAGCGAATTTTTAAAGATTATGTCGATGAGACGCCAGATTTACAAGTAGAAGCGTCCCAATTGAATGAAGAAGCTTTTAAACATGCCTCTGCGTTAACTGTTTGTTCAGGTACAATGTTCCATCCTACAGCACTTGAAACAACACGTGCTGCAGTAGAAATGGCTAAGGAAAAAGGGGCCATTATTGCGATGGATGCAAATATAAGACCTCTACGCTGGAGCAGTGAGGAAATCTGCCGTGAAACAGTCACATCTTTTTTTGAACAGGTAGATATTTTAAAGGTCACAGATGATGAACTTTTCTTCCTCACAGAGACAACAAATTTGGCAGAGGGAATTGAGCATTTAAACAGCTATCTAGTGCCAATTATTTTAGTTACTGTTGGTGAAAACGGCACATATGCAGTATTAAACGGTGAGACGGTTCATGTACCAACAGAGAAGGTAGTGCCAGTGGATACTACAGGTGCCGGGGATGCTTTTATGGCTGGTGTATTACGTGATGTTCATTACAATGGCTTACCTACAACAGAAGAGGAGCTTATTCGTTGTGTAAGCTTTGGCAATAAACTAGGTGCTTTAGCGGCAACAAAAGCGGGGGCTTTAACAGCTCTTCCTTATTATGATGATATTAAGCATTTGCTTAAATAA
- a CDS encoding protein-tyrosine phosphatase family protein: MEKNYDVLVKDRLFFGGAKDAEAAFEHESVDIVIDVRVNGLTPEEQNESAYLYKHLPIADDDLEVAPSIKKVADEIISAYENGQKVYFHCGSGGGRAGVAATAVLMELGFASSLEVAEAAVKEARPQVTIRPKMADALRKLYK; the protein is encoded by the coding sequence ATGGAGAAGAACTATGATGTGTTAGTGAAGGATCGATTATTTTTCGGTGGGGCAAAGGATGCTGAAGCGGCTTTTGAGCATGAGTCCGTTGATATTGTAATAGATGTTCGGGTAAATGGCCTTACCCCAGAAGAACAGAATGAGTCTGCATATCTGTACAAGCATTTACCGATAGCTGATGATGATTTAGAGGTAGCACCATCTATAAAAAAGGTAGCCGATGAAATCATTTCTGCCTATGAGAATGGCCAGAAGGTATACTTTCATTGCGGAAGTGGCGGTGGACGAGCAGGTGTTGCAGCCACAGCTGTATTGATGGAGCTTGGATTTGCTAGCTCTCTAGAGGTGGCTGAAGCGGCTGTAAAGGAGGCACGACCACAAGTAACAATCCGTCCAAAAATGGCGGATGCTTTGCGAAAACTATATAAATAA
- a CDS encoding PLDc N-terminal domain-containing protein, whose product MIEQLGSIPWAIIAPLIIVQLILMIVALFDLRKIHATNGPKILWVLIIVFVNLLGPIAYFIVGRKQT is encoded by the coding sequence ATGATAGAGCAGTTAGGGAGTATTCCATGGGCAATCATAGCACCACTAATCATCGTACAATTAATTTTAATGATTGTAGCTCTATTTGACTTACGAAAAATTCACGCTACGAATGGTCCTAAGATTTTATGGGTTTTAATAATTGTTTTTGTTAATCTACTTGGACCCATTGCATACTTTATTGTTGGGAGAAAACAAACATGA
- a CDS encoding ABC transporter ATP-binding protein: protein MTILLKVTGLTKQFAEKVVVDDIDFTLEENTSTALIGPNGAGKTTTLSMLTGLLKPTSGSVKMQNGEVRDNIGFLPQYPQFHPWLSAIEFTEMAAKLNGVPAKSAKKDAQKTLEFVGLGNDLNKKIATFSGGMKQRLGISQAIVHKPKLLLLDEPVSALDPVGRREVLDLLKGLQQETTILYSTHILNDAEEMTDQLLFLRDGKLVEQGTLREVRQRFDELHYVVEFSSEEEAKHFTDQYEPKGKVKGCFVYIAIIDEGPSMQQLLKYLSDTPYKIRKVERQTASLEEIFMKVAKRI, encoded by the coding sequence ATGACAATATTGCTTAAAGTAACAGGTCTGACTAAGCAATTTGCAGAAAAAGTTGTAGTGGATGATATTGATTTCACACTAGAAGAAAATACATCAACAGCTTTGATTGGACCGAATGGTGCAGGGAAAACAACAACTTTATCGATGTTAACCGGCCTTTTAAAGCCAACTTCCGGAAGTGTAAAGATGCAGAATGGTGAGGTAAGAGACAACATTGGTTTTTTACCACAATATCCACAATTTCATCCTTGGTTAAGTGCGATAGAGTTTACAGAAATGGCTGCTAAATTAAATGGAGTCCCTGCTAAGAGCGCTAAAAAAGATGCACAAAAAACGCTTGAATTTGTTGGATTGGGTAATGATTTAAATAAGAAAATTGCCACATTTTCAGGTGGTATGAAGCAACGTCTTGGCATTTCCCAGGCAATTGTGCATAAGCCTAAATTACTGTTATTAGATGAGCCTGTTTCTGCTTTAGATCCAGTAGGACGAAGGGAAGTTCTTGATTTATTAAAGGGCTTACAGCAAGAAACGACTATTTTATATTCCACACATATTTTAAATGATGCAGAGGAAATGACAGATCAGCTATTATTTTTACGTGATGGCAAATTAGTAGAGCAAGGAACATTGCGAGAGGTACGCCAGCGCTTTGATGAGCTCCATTATGTCGTAGAATTTAGCTCCGAAGAAGAGGCAAAACATTTTACTGATCAATATGAGCCAAAAGGCAAAGTCAAGGGCTGTTTTGTTTATATAGCAATTATTGATGAGGGGCCAAGTATGCAGCAGCTACTGAAATATTTAAGTGATACACCTTATAAAATTCGAAAAGTTGAAAGACAAACGGCTTCACTTGAAGAAATTTTTATGAAGGTGGCGAAAAGAATATGA
- a CDS encoding ABC transporter permease, translated as MRGFNVLLHKEFREAWRSRKFLWIPLVFALLGMSDPLTNYYMIDILNAVGNVPEGFEMLLPELMPVDLLQASIGQFQTIGLLVIMATFVGSISKERANGMATLLYVRPISFAAYFLSKLTVLSVIGLVSIIAGFTGSVYYTVILYGSFDVATLLASFCTYYVWLVFVLAVTLLMSAAFKTTIATAFTFIVIFVGQIIDALVGSFWTISPWKMPAYGVQLIRGTMEMSDYWWSILITVVLLIACIVLGIWTMKKNAAMTKI; from the coding sequence ATGAGAGGATTTAACGTACTACTGCATAAGGAATTTAGAGAAGCTTGGCGAAGCAGGAAGTTCTTATGGATACCTCTTGTATTCGCATTACTAGGTATGAGTGATCCACTGACGAACTATTATATGATAGATATTTTAAATGCTGTTGGAAATGTACCAGAAGGATTTGAAATGTTGTTACCAGAGTTAATGCCCGTTGATTTATTACAGGCTTCTATTGGACAGTTTCAAACAATAGGGTTATTAGTAATAATGGCTACTTTCGTTGGATCAATTAGTAAGGAGCGCGCAAATGGAATGGCGACACTCTTATATGTTCGTCCAATTTCATTTGCTGCATATTTTCTAAGTAAGCTTACGGTTTTAAGTGTTATAGGTTTGGTAAGTATTATAGCAGGCTTTACAGGTAGTGTTTATTACACAGTAATTTTATATGGTTCATTTGATGTAGCAACACTTCTAGCAAGCTTTTGTACTTATTATGTTTGGCTGGTATTTGTACTAGCGGTCACACTTCTAATGAGTGCAGCATTTAAAACAACTATTGCTACAGCATTTACGTTCATTGTCATTTTTGTTGGACAGATTATAGATGCATTGGTGGGCTCATTTTGGACCATATCACCGTGGAAAATGCCGGCATATGGTGTACAGCTTATCCGTGGTACGATGGAAATGTCGGATTATTGGTGGAGTATACTAATTACGGTTGTACTACTTATAGCTTGTATCGTTTTAGGAATATGGACCATGAAGAAGAATGCTGCAATGACAAAGATTTAG